The Actinomadura sp. WMMB 499 genome includes a window with the following:
- a CDS encoding glycosyltransferase family 2 protein, translated as MPPSVGVVLPTHNRPELLRRALESVLVQDYDGELRAVVVFDRAEPDGSLAGDRVEVIANTREPGLAGARNSGILHLDTDLVAFCDDDDQWLPGKLAAQVAALEAARKDDPDAVLCSSGILVDFDGRELPRLAGTDRVTYDALIRDRMMSVHSSTYVAFREPLVEIGMVDESIPGSQGEDWDLALRAARRAPVVNVDVPYVRVLWGLTSYYAQAWETKVAALEWFLARYPEIGEVPGAAGRVYGQLAFGCATVGRRKDALRWSARALKANPAERRIPFALAVASGAVSGKRVLLALHARGRGI; from the coding sequence ATGCCCCCATCCGTCGGAGTGGTGCTTCCCACGCACAACCGGCCGGAGCTGCTGCGCCGCGCGCTGGAGTCGGTGCTCGTGCAGGACTACGACGGGGAGCTGCGCGCCGTCGTCGTGTTCGACCGGGCCGAACCGGACGGGAGCCTCGCGGGCGACCGCGTCGAGGTGATCGCCAACACGCGCGAGCCGGGCCTGGCGGGCGCCCGCAACAGCGGCATCCTGCACCTGGACACCGACCTCGTCGCGTTCTGCGACGACGACGACCAGTGGCTGCCGGGCAAGCTCGCCGCGCAGGTCGCGGCGCTGGAGGCCGCGCGGAAGGACGACCCGGACGCGGTGCTGTGCAGCTCCGGCATCCTCGTCGACTTCGACGGCCGGGAACTGCCCCGGCTCGCCGGGACCGACCGCGTCACCTACGACGCCCTCATCCGGGACCGGATGATGAGCGTGCACTCGTCCACCTACGTGGCGTTCCGCGAGCCGCTGGTCGAGATCGGCATGGTGGACGAGTCGATCCCCGGCAGCCAGGGCGAGGACTGGGACCTCGCCCTGCGCGCCGCGCGCCGCGCGCCGGTCGTGAACGTCGACGTCCCCTACGTCCGGGTGCTGTGGGGGCTGACGTCGTACTACGCGCAGGCGTGGGAGACGAAGGTCGCGGCGCTCGAGTGGTTCCTGGCGCGGTACCCGGAGATCGGCGAGGTGCCGGGCGCGGCCGGACGGGTGTACGGGCAGCTCGCGTTCGGGTGCGCCACCGTGGGGCGGCGCAAGGACGCGCTGCGCTGGTCGGCGCGCGCGCTGAAGGCCAACCCGGCGGAGCGGCGGATCCCGTTCGCGCTCGCCGTCGCGTCCGGCGCGGTGTCGGGCAAGCGGGTGCTGCTGGCGCTGCACGCGCGCGGACGGGGGATATGA
- a CDS encoding inositol monophosphatase family protein → MTDQAAADDHALAAELAAAAGRLLLGVRDEMGFADARALKDTGDLRAHEYLMGALAERRPGDAILSEEGRSSVAGKRARGAGPGAADRAPTANTATAERQTADRVWIVDPLDGTREFSEEGRRDWAVHVALWVRDGSPAGRLAAGAVALPAQGVTLRTDATGGALLVREEPGVPDAVTGGAAIAGAGSIVARRGLPREGPLHVPGPDSGKLRVAVSRTRPPEFVRRLADVIEPDVELVPIGSAGAKISAVLLGEVDAYVHAGGQYEWDSAAPAAVALAAGAHASRVDGAVLAYNREDPKLPDIVVCHPVSASTLLTGIRDVGDALP, encoded by the coding sequence ATGACGGATCAAGCGGCGGCGGACGATCACGCGCTGGCGGCGGAGCTGGCCGCGGCGGCGGGGCGCCTGCTGCTGGGCGTGCGGGACGAGATGGGGTTCGCCGACGCGCGGGCCCTGAAGGACACCGGCGACCTGCGGGCGCACGAGTACCTGATGGGGGCGCTGGCGGAGCGGCGTCCCGGTGACGCGATCCTGTCCGAAGAGGGACGTTCGTCGGTGGCGGGCAAGCGCGCGCGGGGCGCCGGCCCCGGCGCGGCGGACCGCGCGCCGACCGCGAACACCGCGACCGCCGAGCGGCAGACGGCCGACCGGGTGTGGATCGTGGACCCGCTGGACGGCACCCGGGAGTTCTCCGAGGAGGGCCGCCGGGACTGGGCGGTGCACGTGGCGCTGTGGGTGCGGGACGGCTCCCCGGCGGGGCGGCTCGCGGCGGGCGCGGTGGCGCTTCCCGCGCAGGGCGTGACGCTGCGCACGGACGCGACGGGCGGTGCGCTGCTCGTCCGGGAGGAGCCGGGCGTGCCGGACGCGGTGACGGGCGGTGCCGCCATCGCCGGGGCGGGGTCGATCGTGGCCCGCCGTGGCCTGCCGCGCGAGGGTCCGCTGCACGTCCCGGGCCCGGACTCGGGCAAGCTGCGGGTCGCGGTGAGCCGGACGCGCCCGCCCGAGTTCGTCCGCCGCCTGGCGGACGTGATCGAGCCGGACGTGGAGCTGGTGCCGATCGGTTCGGCGGGGGCGAAGATCTCCGCGGTGCTGCTCGGCGAGGTGGACGCCTACGTGCACGCGGGCGGCCAGTACGAGTGGGATTCGGCGGCTCCGGCGGCGGTGGCGCTGGCCGCGGGCGCGCACGCGTCCCGGGTCGACGGGGCGGTTCTCGCCTACAACCGTGAGGACCCCAAGTTGCCGGATATCGTGGTGTGTCATCCCGTGTCGGCGTCGACGCTGCTGACCGGCATCCGGGACGTGGGCGACGCACTGCCGTAG
- a CDS encoding RCC1 domain-containing protein codes for MRSAVRKAAAPAAAGALCLTLTAACGGVPGSADAPRASPSAPTAGEVWSVGHDSFGQLGRKADGFDVALGPVRGPGGRGTLTGVKALAAGERHSLALLVDGRVLAWGSNSNGQLGDGTSKPRSVPVPVHAPDGRTGQLGGVTRIAAAGNLSVALLASGQVVTWGASSSGQRGTGDTSAPAYPTTVHAPSGEGPLTGVTAIAAGDRACLVALEDGRVLAWGGNLAGILGTAGVKARALPAPVGGEGGQGELTGVAELAAGSKHAIARLRDGRVLSWGKNDAGQLGDGTVRGRWTPAPVAGTSGAAPLRDATAVAAGGKHNYALLEDGTMVAWGSNGNGQLGTGGTEPSARPVPVKGSYTPKLRGVTGVVAGEGFGVALLAGGSALTWGAAGKGQLGAGSRLPRARPGPIILAQGARAGAFLSAAAGGSHLLVLMQPRDTP; via the coding sequence GTGAGGTCCGCCGTCCGGAAGGCCGCGGCACCGGCCGCGGCCGGTGCGCTGTGCCTCACCCTGACCGCGGCCTGCGGCGGCGTCCCGGGGAGCGCCGACGCCCCGCGCGCCTCCCCGTCCGCGCCGACGGCCGGGGAGGTGTGGAGCGTCGGCCACGACAGCTTCGGCCAGCTCGGCCGCAAGGCCGACGGGTTCGACGTCGCGCTCGGCCCCGTCCGGGGTCCCGGCGGCCGGGGCACGCTGACCGGCGTGAAGGCCCTCGCCGCCGGGGAGCGGCACTCGCTCGCCCTGCTGGTGGACGGGCGCGTCCTCGCCTGGGGCTCCAACAGCAACGGGCAGCTCGGCGACGGCACGAGCAAGCCCCGGTCCGTCCCCGTCCCGGTGCACGCCCCGGACGGGCGGACGGGCCAACTGGGCGGCGTCACCCGCATCGCGGCCGCGGGCAACCTGTCGGTCGCGCTGCTGGCGAGCGGGCAGGTCGTGACGTGGGGCGCGAGCAGCAGCGGCCAGCGCGGCACCGGCGACACCTCCGCCCCGGCGTACCCGACGACCGTGCACGCCCCGTCCGGTGAAGGGCCGCTCACCGGCGTCACCGCGATCGCGGCGGGCGACCGGGCGTGCCTCGTCGCGCTGGAGGACGGCCGCGTCCTGGCGTGGGGCGGCAACCTCGCCGGGATCCTCGGCACCGCCGGGGTGAAGGCCCGCGCCCTGCCCGCGCCCGTCGGCGGCGAGGGCGGGCAGGGCGAGCTGACCGGGGTCGCCGAGCTCGCCGCCGGGAGCAAGCACGCGATCGCGCGGCTGCGGGACGGGCGCGTCCTGTCCTGGGGCAAGAACGACGCGGGGCAGCTCGGCGACGGCACCGTCCGGGGACGCTGGACGCCCGCCCCCGTCGCCGGCACGTCCGGCGCCGCGCCGCTGCGGGACGCCACCGCGGTCGCCGCGGGCGGCAAGCACAACTACGCGCTGCTGGAGGACGGGACGATGGTGGCGTGGGGCTCGAACGGCAACGGGCAGCTCGGCACCGGCGGCACCGAACCGTCGGCGCGTCCCGTCCCCGTGAAGGGCTCTTACACGCCGAAGCTGCGCGGTGTCACCGGCGTGGTGGCCGGGGAGGGGTTCGGGGTGGCGCTGCTCGCCGGCGGCAGCGCGCTCACCTGGGGCGCCGCCGGGAAGGGGCAGCTCGGCGCGGGCAGCCGCCTGCCGCGCGCCCGGCCCGGGCCGATCATCCTCGCGCAGGGCGCCCGCGCCGGGGCGTTCCTGTCCGCCGCCGCGGGCGGCAGCCACCTCCTGGTGCTCATGCAGCCGCGAGACACCCCGTGA
- a CDS encoding lipopolysaccharide biosynthesis protein, whose product MTTASSGTPGAPGGANPDLGKLARGGALNLAGAMCAGLMGFVLIVAVVRTYDQALAGAFFAATSLFLILNAVSGLGSDAGLLRWLPHHLALGERTNARRTVPIALVPVLATACLAGLVMVLTAPWFAELVHGDAPGEAASMLRVLGLFLPAAAAQEALLAATRGHGSMRPTVLVDKIFRQVAQVGGVLVAYAVDGDAAVLALGWSLPYVPGVLISAVLYRGLARRAGRGGTPAPVRELAGPFWRFTAPRSLAQICQTALQRSDIVLIAALASPGTPRSTRRRPGSSCSGSSPRSRCSR is encoded by the coding sequence ATGACGACCGCATCATCCGGCACCCCCGGCGCGCCGGGCGGTGCGAACCCCGACCTCGGCAAGCTCGCGCGCGGCGGCGCCCTGAACCTGGCCGGGGCGATGTGCGCCGGGCTCATGGGGTTCGTGCTGATCGTCGCGGTCGTGCGGACCTACGACCAGGCGCTGGCGGGCGCGTTCTTCGCGGCGACGTCGCTGTTCCTCATCCTGAACGCGGTGTCGGGCCTCGGCAGCGACGCGGGCCTGCTGCGCTGGCTGCCGCACCACCTGGCGCTCGGCGAGCGGACCAACGCCCGCCGGACGGTGCCGATCGCGCTCGTCCCGGTCCTGGCGACGGCCTGCCTCGCCGGGCTGGTCATGGTGCTGACGGCGCCGTGGTTCGCGGAGCTGGTGCACGGGGACGCGCCCGGCGAGGCGGCGTCGATGCTGCGCGTCCTCGGCCTGTTCCTCCCGGCGGCGGCGGCGCAGGAGGCGCTGCTGGCCGCGACGCGCGGGCACGGCTCGATGCGGCCCACCGTGCTGGTCGACAAGATCTTCCGGCAGGTGGCGCAGGTCGGCGGGGTGCTGGTCGCCTACGCGGTGGACGGGGACGCGGCCGTCCTGGCACTGGGGTGGAGCCTGCCCTACGTGCCCGGCGTGCTCATCTCGGCCGTGCTGTACCGGGGCCTCGCGCGCCGCGCGGGGCGCGGCGGGACGCCCGCGCCCGTCCGCGAGCTCGCGGGGCCGTTCTGGCGGTTCACCGCGCCGCGCTCGCTGGCGCAGATCTGCCAGACCGCCCTGCAGCGCTCGGACATCGTGCTCATCGCCGCACTGGCCTCCCCCGGGACGCCGCGATCTACACGGCGGCGACCCGGTTCATCGTGTTCGGGCAGCTCGCCGCGCAGTCGCTGCAGCAGGTGA
- a CDS encoding glycosyl hydrolase: MNRAPGRRPGRRLGALLASAALCAATAVPVAGPAAAASPSPAAAAGREPMLLGVTAHGAADLAEREEETGRPLAAVRVFRRWGEPVVDDFVRSRARSHVFFVSVKARRPDGSKLRWADIASAAPGSDIDGEIRRQARALKELPGTVWFTFNHEPENSASAGMGRPREYADAWRRVVSTFREEGARGVRHVWTLTDAAYGRDASRYYPGDGYVDAIGVDAYNWFTCRGRDEGWRSLAELIQRHRRFGDRHPGKELMILETGTVEDPADPGRKARWLADATALFQRPEYRRYTALLHWDARHGRPEGPTCAWDYRSSEPSLRAWRAMAAAPVFAASVPCPPNCREEDAGGGALGPVLAAVGAAGVLAALGAGGWLLLRSSRRRPGTGGGPGSAGGTGGTGGTGGG; the protein is encoded by the coding sequence GTGAACCGCGCCCCCGGGCGGCGTCCCGGGCGGCGGCTCGGGGCGCTGCTGGCGTCCGCCGCGCTCTGCGCCGCGACCGCCGTGCCGGTCGCCGGGCCCGCCGCGGCGGCGTCCCCCTCCCCCGCCGCCGCGGCGGGGCGCGAGCCGATGCTGCTCGGCGTCACCGCCCACGGCGCGGCCGACCTCGCCGAGCGCGAGGAGGAGACCGGCCGCCCGCTCGCGGCCGTCCGCGTGTTCCGGCGCTGGGGCGAGCCGGTCGTGGACGACTTCGTCCGGTCGCGGGCGCGCTCGCACGTCTTCTTCGTGTCGGTGAAGGCGCGGCGGCCGGACGGCTCGAAGCTCCGCTGGGCCGACATCGCCTCGGCGGCCCCCGGAAGCGACATCGACGGAGAGATCCGGCGGCAGGCGCGCGCGCTGAAGGAACTCCCCGGCACCGTGTGGTTCACCTTCAACCACGAGCCCGAGAACAGCGCGTCCGCGGGCATGGGACGGCCGCGCGAGTACGCGGACGCGTGGCGGCGGGTGGTGTCGACGTTCCGGGAGGAGGGCGCGCGCGGCGTCCGGCACGTGTGGACGCTGACGGACGCCGCGTACGGCCGCGACGCGTCGCGCTACTACCCCGGCGACGGCTACGTCGACGCGATCGGCGTGGACGCCTACAACTGGTTCACGTGCCGGGGACGGGACGAGGGCTGGCGGTCGCTCGCGGAACTGATCCAGCGGCACCGCCGCTTCGGGGACAGGCATCCCGGCAAGGAGCTGATGATCCTCGAGACCGGCACGGTCGAGGACCCGGCCGATCCGGGCCGCAAGGCGCGCTGGCTGGCCGACGCCACCGCGCTCTTCCAGCGGCCCGAGTACCGCCGGTACACCGCGCTGCTGCACTGGGACGCCCGGCACGGGCGGCCCGAGGGCCCGACCTGCGCGTGGGACTACCGCAGCTCGGAGCCGTCGCTGCGCGCCTGGCGGGCGATGGCGGCCGCGCCGGTGTTCGCCGCGAGCGTCCCCTGCCCGCCGAACTGCCGGGAGGAGGACGCCGGCGGCGGCGCGCTAGGGCCGGTCCTGGCCGCCGTGGGGGCCGCCGGGGTGCTGGCCGCCCTGGGGGCCGGCGGGTGGCTGCTGCTGCGGTCCTCCCGGCGCCGGCCCGGCACCGGGGGCGGCCCCGGGTCCGCCGGGGGCACCGGGGGCACCGGGGGCACCGGGGGCGGCTGA
- a CDS encoding lipopolysaccharide biosynthesis protein, with amino-acid sequence MFGQLAAQSLQQVMQPAVSRHMAMKDVAGAQRVMAVGTTWTVAVTWPLYLTLAAGAHVFLMVFSPEYADEGQSTTIVLALTMLLATAVGPADVVLLMAGRSGLSLGNNAAALAVNMVLNVVLIPLFGVPGAAAARAAALGTRNVLPLLQIRRILGISPTGAGLWRSITYAVICFGMLPVLVQAALGTGVPALALGVALGAAAYAVLLWTGRERLSLTAFKALLRRRGAGRSPAAPSTPAERTVPPMDERTPAFPEGAPPDRTVPDFGGRDLRELPPDRTLPDRPR; translated from the coding sequence GTGTTCGGGCAGCTCGCCGCGCAGTCGCTGCAGCAGGTGATGCAGCCCGCGGTGAGCCGGCACATGGCGATGAAGGACGTCGCGGGCGCGCAGCGGGTGATGGCGGTCGGAACGACCTGGACGGTCGCGGTCACGTGGCCGCTGTACCTGACGCTCGCGGCCGGGGCGCACGTGTTCCTGATGGTCTTCAGCCCCGAGTACGCCGACGAGGGGCAGAGCACCACGATCGTCCTGGCGCTGACGATGCTGCTGGCGACGGCGGTCGGGCCCGCGGACGTCGTCCTGCTGATGGCCGGGCGCAGCGGGCTCAGCCTCGGCAACAACGCCGCCGCGCTGGCGGTGAACATGGTCCTGAACGTGGTGCTCATCCCGCTGTTCGGGGTGCCGGGGGCGGCCGCCGCGCGGGCCGCCGCGCTCGGCACGCGCAACGTGCTGCCGCTCCTGCAGATCCGCCGCATTCTGGGCATCTCTCCCACAGGTGCCGGATTGTGGCGTTCCATCACTTATGCCGTCATCTGCTTCGGTATGCTCCCCGTGCTCGTCCAGGCGGCACTGGGCACGGGCGTCCCGGCGCTGGCGCTGGGAGTCGCACTGGGGGCCGCCGCGTACGCGGTACTGCTCTGGACGGGCCGGGAACGGCTGTCGCTCACCGCGTTCAAGGCTCTGCTGCGGCGCCGTGGCGCCGGCCGGAGCCCCGCCGCACCGTCCACCCCCGCAGAACGGACCGTCCCGCCCATGGATGAACGAACGCCCGCCTTCCCGGAGGGCGCCCCGCCGGACCGCACGGTGCCCGATTTCGGGGGCCGTGATCTCCGCGAGCTCCCGCCCGACCGCACGCTGCCCGACCGGCCTCGGTGA
- a CDS encoding sulfate adenylyltransferase subunit 1 codes for MDILRFATAGSVDDGKSTLIGRLLFDSKSIFEDQLESVEKTSADRGEEYTNLALLTDGLRAEREQGITIDVAYRYFATPRRKFIIADTPGHIQYTRNMVTGASTSDLAIILVDARKGILEQSRRHAFLATLLQVPHLVVAVNKMDLVDYDRATYERIVDEFTAFASKLDVTDLTFVPISALHGDNVVERSVNMPWYEGSSLLHTLEHVHIASDRNLIDVRFPVQYVIRPHASTDPELHDYRGYAGQVAGGVLKPGDEVVHLPSGLTTTITRIDGPRGPVEEAYAPMSVTLRLADDIDISRGDMIARPNNRPEVAQDIDAMVCWMTPDRTLTPRSKLVVKHTTRTAKAMVKDLHYRLDVNTLHRDDQADGLTLNEIGRISMRVTQPLFVDDYARNRLTGGFILVDEATNNTVGAGMIIGTR; via the coding sequence ATGGACATCCTGCGGTTCGCCACCGCCGGGAGCGTCGACGACGGCAAGTCCACGCTGATCGGCCGGCTGCTGTTCGACTCCAAGTCGATCTTCGAGGACCAGCTCGAGTCCGTCGAGAAGACCAGCGCGGACCGCGGCGAGGAGTACACGAACCTGGCGCTGCTGACCGACGGCCTGCGGGCCGAGCGGGAGCAGGGCATCACGATCGACGTGGCGTACCGGTACTTCGCGACGCCGCGCCGCAAGTTCATCATCGCCGACACCCCCGGGCACATCCAGTACACCCGGAACATGGTGACGGGCGCGTCCACGTCCGACCTGGCGATCATCCTGGTGGACGCCCGCAAGGGCATCCTGGAGCAGTCGCGGCGGCACGCGTTCCTCGCGACGCTGCTGCAGGTGCCGCACCTGGTGGTGGCGGTCAACAAGATGGACCTGGTCGACTACGACCGGGCCACCTACGAGCGGATCGTCGACGAGTTCACGGCGTTCGCCTCCAAGCTCGACGTCACCGACCTGACGTTCGTGCCCATCTCGGCTCTGCACGGCGACAACGTCGTGGAGCGCAGCGTCAACATGCCCTGGTACGAGGGGTCGTCGCTGCTGCACACGCTGGAGCACGTCCACATCGCGTCCGACCGCAACCTGATCGACGTGCGGTTCCCGGTGCAGTACGTGATCCGCCCGCACGCCTCCACCGACCCGGAGCTGCACGACTACCGGGGCTACGCGGGCCAGGTCGCGGGCGGCGTCCTCAAGCCGGGCGACGAGGTGGTGCACCTGCCGTCCGGGCTCACCACGACGATCACGCGGATCGACGGGCCGCGCGGCCCGGTCGAGGAGGCGTACGCGCCGATGTCGGTGACGCTGCGGCTGGCCGACGACATCGACATCTCCCGCGGCGACATGATCGCCCGGCCGAACAACCGGCCGGAGGTCGCGCAGGACATCGACGCGATGGTCTGCTGGATGACCCCGGACCGCACCCTCACCCCCCGGTCCAAGCTGGTCGTCAAGCACACCACCCGCACCGCGAAGGCCATGGTCAAGGACCTGCACTACCGGCTGGACGTCAACACCCTGCACCGCGACGACCAGGCGGACGGCCTCACGCTGAACGAGATCGGCCGGATCAGCATGCGGGTGACGCAGCCGCTGTTCGTGGACGACTACGCCCGCAACCGGCTCACCGGCGGGTTCATCCTCGTCGACGAGGCCACGAACAACACCGTCGGCGCCGGAATGATCATCGGCACCCGCTGA
- a CDS encoding sulfotransferase translates to MDAPVRVLFIGALGRSGTTLIERLLGELPGTASLGEVVHLWERGAGAGEKCGCGVPFPECPFWGKVGELAFGGWDSFDLAEFRRAKDSVDRTRHIPALSRGELPDDLREPLAAYVRYYERLYDAVRQVSGARLLIDSSKHASLAFCLRSAASAGRLDLRVAHVLRDSRGVAQSWAKEIRRPEATEASPEQYMARWSPHKVAMHWNAANGAFALLGRRGVPVRTVRYEEFLADPRGTLRGIAEFAGLPVADGDLAFLEDDHATLSANHTASGNPMRFTTGRVELRRDDAWRERMPPARRRAVTALTLPLLRHYGYV, encoded by the coding sequence GTGGACGCCCCGGTTCGGGTGCTGTTCATCGGGGCCCTCGGGCGCAGCGGGACCACGCTGATCGAGCGTCTCCTCGGTGAGCTGCCCGGCACCGCGTCGCTCGGCGAGGTGGTGCACCTCTGGGAGCGCGGCGCCGGTGCGGGCGAGAAGTGCGGGTGCGGGGTGCCGTTCCCGGAGTGCCCGTTCTGGGGGAAGGTCGGCGAGCTGGCGTTCGGCGGCTGGGACTCCTTCGACCTGGCGGAGTTCCGCCGCGCGAAGGATTCCGTGGACCGCACCCGGCACATCCCGGCGCTGTCGCGCGGCGAGCTCCCGGACGATCTGCGCGAGCCGCTCGCGGCGTACGTCCGGTACTACGAGCGGCTGTACGACGCGGTCCGGCAGGTCAGCGGCGCGCGGCTGCTCATCGACTCCAGCAAGCACGCCTCGCTGGCGTTCTGCCTGCGGTCGGCCGCGTCCGCCGGACGGCTCGACCTGCGGGTCGCGCACGTCCTGCGCGACAGCCGGGGCGTGGCGCAGTCCTGGGCCAAGGAGATCCGCCGCCCCGAGGCCACCGAGGCGAGCCCCGAGCAGTACATGGCGCGCTGGTCGCCGCACAAGGTCGCCATGCACTGGAACGCCGCGAACGGGGCGTTCGCGCTGCTGGGGCGCCGCGGCGTCCCGGTGCGGACGGTCCGCTACGAGGAGTTCCTCGCCGACCCGCGCGGCACGCTGCGCGGCATCGCCGAGTTCGCCGGGCTGCCGGTGGCGGACGGCGACCTGGCCTTCCTCGAGGACGACCACGCGACCCTGTCGGCGAACCACACCGCGTCGGGCAACCCGATGCGCTTCACGACCGGCCGCGTCGAGCTGCGCCGCGACGACGCGTGGCGGGAGCGGATGCCGCCGGCGCGGCGCCGCGCCGTCACCGCCCTGACCCTGCCGCTGCTGCGGCACTACGGATATGTCTGA
- a CDS encoding Wzz/FepE/Etk N-terminal domain-containing protein, with translation MAVEHSAEARGQLVAMLRRRMRLLIALVVAGTVAGVGAGILLPAQYSATASVLVSPLEGNPYSPEGRGDDLINLETEAQLVQTDAVAELVQQKLKGQDVSALRASVSTVVPPNTQILNIVYNSDSGDSAETGARAFAEAYLKYRQQRAQAVINGKLKKLDEQATKVQENMAQANQQLAGASGTQRTLLGQRITAYANQLGVIDEQKNDVSSTPVEPGQVINPASAKGGAGTKRIGIFGAGGLVAGALLGLALVLTRERLDRRLRTAEQVEALGLRVLSIVPPGTGGELALADGARTPAGDAYRRLRSGIVANIQATPLTMLVASATPATTTSTGTNLAVALAYAGSDTILVDATADEPDPAASFGLPPGKGLAEILLKGTDPAALLIHADSQLRLLTRGTNPAAAAHRFSGPRMRDAVDTLRDRADFVLVNAPDVHDADTQALCTLVDTVVLVVQDGATTREDLQQAYAEVVHAGSTVLGVVIESASGAAQRPVRHSAPPRPAPAQQQPGGRAADRRRSGPPGEWGRQGEPGDGRGDGRDGRGDGRGESRARGARRAGPPRGGGRPPLDESDTNTTVTLPALPAGPGKSGPPKSPPPGGRSSGGPSQGGSSQGGSSQGRSSGGSSQGGSSQGGRSSGGSSQGGPAQSGPAQGAPVASGLAKSPPPANGTSGHRRGDKPADRRPPAGRSGGGGRHGTRGASQHFGSDRLAGRETPDPEDKSVAGGPEEDSPANRTRDDFGI, from the coding sequence GTGGCGGTTGAGCACTCGGCGGAGGCACGCGGCCAGCTGGTCGCGATGCTCCGGCGCCGCATGCGCCTGCTCATCGCCCTCGTGGTCGCGGGCACGGTGGCCGGCGTCGGCGCGGGCATCCTGCTCCCCGCCCAGTACTCGGCGACCGCGTCGGTGCTGGTGTCTCCACTGGAGGGCAACCCCTACTCCCCGGAGGGGCGCGGCGACGACCTGATCAACCTGGAGACCGAGGCGCAGCTCGTGCAGACCGACGCGGTCGCCGAGCTCGTCCAGCAGAAGCTGAAGGGCCAGGACGTCTCCGCGCTCCGGGCGAGCGTGTCGACGGTCGTCCCGCCCAACACCCAGATCTTGAACATCGTCTACAACTCCGACAGCGGCGACTCCGCCGAGACGGGCGCGCGCGCGTTCGCCGAGGCGTACCTGAAGTACCGGCAGCAGCGCGCGCAGGCCGTCATCAACGGCAAGCTGAAGAAGCTGGACGAGCAGGCCACCAAGGTCCAGGAGAACATGGCGCAGGCCAACCAGCAGCTCGCGGGCGCCTCCGGCACCCAGCGCACCCTGCTCGGCCAGCGCATCACCGCCTACGCCAACCAGCTCGGCGTGATCGACGAGCAGAAGAACGACGTCAGCAGCACGCCCGTCGAACCCGGCCAGGTGATCAACCCGGCGTCGGCGAAGGGCGGCGCGGGCACCAAGCGGATCGGGATCTTCGGCGCGGGCGGCCTGGTCGCGGGCGCCCTGCTCGGGCTGGCGCTGGTGCTGACCCGCGAGCGGCTCGACCGGCGGCTGCGCACCGCCGAGCAGGTCGAGGCGCTGGGGCTGCGGGTGCTGAGCATCGTGCCGCCCGGCACCGGCGGCGAGCTGGCGCTGGCGGACGGGGCGCGCACCCCGGCGGGCGACGCGTACCGGCGGCTGCGGTCGGGGATCGTCGCGAACATCCAGGCGACTCCGCTCACGATGCTGGTCGCGTCCGCGACGCCCGCGACCACCACCTCCACCGGGACGAACCTGGCGGTCGCGCTCGCGTACGCGGGGTCCGACACGATCCTGGTGGACGCGACGGCCGACGAGCCCGACCCGGCGGCGTCGTTCGGGCTGCCGCCCGGCAAGGGCCTGGCGGAGATCCTGCTCAAGGGGACCGACCCGGCGGCGCTGCTGATCCACGCGGACTCCCAGCTGCGGCTGCTGACGCGCGGCACGAACCCGGCGGCCGCCGCGCACCGGTTCAGCGGCCCGCGGATGCGCGACGCCGTCGACACCCTGCGCGACCGCGCCGACTTCGTACTGGTGAACGCCCCCGACGTGCACGACGCCGACACCCAGGCGCTGTGCACGCTCGTGGACACGGTCGTCCTCGTCGTGCAGGACGGCGCGACCACCCGCGAGGACCTGCAGCAGGCCTACGCGGAGGTCGTGCACGCGGGCTCGACGGTCCTGGGCGTCGTCATCGAGTCGGCTTCGGGCGCCGCGCAGCGTCCCGTCCGGCACTCCGCCCCGCCGCGTCCGGCGCCCGCGCAGCAGCAGCCCGGCGGGCGCGCCGCGGACCGCCGCCGCTCCGGGCCTCCCGGCGAGTGGGGCAGGCAGGGCGAGCCGGGCGACGGGCGCGGGGACGGACGGGACGGACGTGGCGACGGGCGCGGCGAGAGCCGGGCGCGCGGGGCCCGCCGGGCCGGTCCGCCGCGCGGCGGCGGACGCCCGCCCCTGGACGAGTCCGACACCAACACGACGGTGACGCTGCCCGCGCTGCCCGCGGGCCCCGGCAAGAGCGGCCCGCCGAAGAGCCCGCCGCCGGGCGGCCGGTCCTCAGGCGGCCCCTCGCAGGGCGGCTCGTCCCAGGGCGGCTCGTCCCAGGGCCGGTCCTCGGGCGGTTCCTCGCAGGGCGGTTCGTCCCAGGGCGGCCGATCCTCGGGCGGCTCGTCGCAGGGCGGTCCCGCGCAGAGCGGCCCGGCGCAGGGCGCCCCGGTCGCGAGCGGGCTGGCGAAGTCGCCGCCCCCGGCGAACGGGACGTCCGGGCACCGCCGCGGCGACAAGCCCGCCGACCGGCGCCCGCCCGCCGGGCGCAGCGGCGGCGGCGGACGGCACGGGACGCGCGGCGCGTCGCAGCACTTCGGTTCCGACCGGCTCGCGGGGCGTGAAACGCCCGACCCCGAGGACAAGTCGGTCGCCGGGGGCCCCGAGGAGGACAGCCCCGCGAACCGCACCCGGGACGACTTCGGCATCTAG